The proteins below are encoded in one region of Paralysiella testudinis:
- the mglB gene encoding galactose/glucose ABC transporter substrate-binding protein MglB, with protein MFKKSVAAAALSVVLGLAACSGGDKAAAPASGSASATAAPAAVEKIGVAIYKYDDNFMSLMRKALEGEAASHKTAELLMNDSQNNQSVQNDQVDVMIAKGVKALAINLVDPAAAPTVINKAKAAGIPVVFFNKDPGEAALAAYDKAYYVGADPKQSGEIQGELIAKKWKDNAAWDLNKDGVVDYVLLKGEPGHPDAEARTKFVIEKLTADGVKSKQLQLDTGMWDAAKAKDIMQAWLSGPTGKNIEVVIANNDAMAMGAIEAMKAQGAVLPTFGVDALPEALQLIKSDQLAGTVLNDGVNQAKAVYALSVDLAAGKDPSHNSVVKLDGKNVRIPYVGVDKGNLDQFLK; from the coding sequence ATGTTTAAGAAAAGTGTAGCGGCAGCGGCATTAAGCGTGGTTTTGGGCTTGGCGGCGTGTTCGGGTGGCGATAAAGCGGCAGCACCGGCTTCCGGCTCTGCTTCTGCCACCGCAGCACCGGCTGCAGTAGAAAAAATCGGCGTGGCCATCTATAAATACGACGACAATTTTATGTCGCTGATGCGCAAAGCCTTGGAAGGCGAAGCGGCCAGCCACAAAACCGCCGAATTGTTGATGAATGACTCGCAAAACAACCAGTCGGTACAAAACGACCAAGTAGATGTGATGATTGCCAAAGGCGTTAAAGCGCTGGCGATTAACTTGGTAGACCCGGCCGCCGCACCCACAGTAATCAACAAAGCCAAAGCAGCGGGCATTCCGGTGGTGTTCTTTAATAAAGACCCGGGTGAAGCCGCGCTGGCCGCTTACGACAAAGCCTATTATGTGGGTGCGGATCCGAAGCAGTCGGGCGAAATCCAGGGCGAATTGATTGCCAAAAAATGGAAAGACAACGCCGCGTGGGACTTGAATAAAGACGGCGTGGTGGATTATGTGTTGCTCAAAGGCGAGCCGGGCCATCCCGATGCCGAAGCGCGCACCAAATTTGTGATTGAAAAACTCACTGCCGATGGCGTGAAGAGCAAGCAGTTGCAGCTGGACACCGGCATGTGGGATGCGGCCAAGGCCAAAGACATTATGCAGGCGTGGCTCTCCGGCCCCACCGGTAAAAACATCGAAGTGGTGATTGCCAACAACGACGCCATGGCCATGGGCGCAATTGAAGCCATGAAAGCCCAAGGCGCGGTATTGCCCACCTTTGGCGTGGACGCACTGCCCGAAGCTTTACAGCTGATTAAATCCGACCAACTGGCCGGCACCGTGTTGAATGACGGCGTCAACCAAGCCAAGGCAGTATATGCGCTGTCGGTGGATTTGGCCGCAGGCAAAGACCCGTCACACAATTCGGTGGTGAAGCTGGACGGCAAAAACGTGCGCATTCCGTATGTGGGTGTGGACAAAGGCAATTTGGATCAGTTTTTGAAATAA
- a CDS encoding UDP-glucose--hexose-1-phosphate uridylyltransferase: MIAFDPTEHPHRRYNPLADQWILVSPHRAKRPWQGQQEAADNTQILAHDAHCYLCAGNTRINGEINPHYEGPFVFTNDFSALLPNTPASTAPSHPLFQQQAVRGVSRVICFSPDHSKTLPELSLAQIEALIQVWQQQSAELGQQYRWVQIFENKGAVMGCSNPHPHGQIWASNFLPDLPARADAMQQQYWQQHGSNLLLDYVQQELAQRERIVVETEHWLAVVPYWAAWPFETLLLPKAAVERITELSPAQSTDLARALQQLTIRYDNLFHTRFPYSMGWHGAPFDGNHQPHWQLHAHFYPPLLRSASVRKFMVGYEMLAEAQRDLTPEQAAAQLAACADIHYRRQSESGINSDY; this comes from the coding sequence ATGATTGCTTTTGATCCCACCGAACACCCGCACCGACGCTACAACCCATTGGCAGACCAATGGATTTTGGTTTCACCCCACCGCGCCAAGCGCCCGTGGCAAGGCCAGCAGGAAGCCGCCGACAACACCCAGATCCTCGCCCACGATGCCCATTGCTATTTGTGCGCCGGCAATACCCGCATCAACGGCGAAATCAATCCGCACTACGAGGGGCCGTTTGTGTTTACCAACGACTTCTCCGCTCTGCTGCCAAACACCCCCGCCAGCACCGCACCGAGCCATCCCTTGTTTCAACAGCAAGCCGTGCGCGGCGTGAGCCGGGTAATCTGTTTCTCGCCCGACCACAGCAAAACCCTGCCCGAGCTGAGCTTGGCCCAAATCGAAGCCTTAATACAGGTATGGCAGCAGCAAAGCGCCGAATTGGGGCAGCAATACCGCTGGGTGCAGATTTTTGAAAACAAAGGTGCGGTAATGGGCTGCTCCAATCCGCATCCGCACGGCCAAATCTGGGCAAGCAACTTTCTGCCCGACCTGCCCGCACGCGCCGATGCCATGCAGCAGCAATACTGGCAACAGCACGGCAGCAATCTGTTGTTGGATTATGTGCAGCAAGAATTGGCACAGCGCGAGCGCATCGTGGTGGAAACCGAGCATTGGCTGGCCGTGGTGCCGTATTGGGCGGCGTGGCCGTTTGAAACCCTGCTGCTACCCAAAGCAGCGGTAGAGCGCATCACCGAGCTTAGCCCCGCGCAAAGCACCGACTTAGCACGGGCCTTGCAACAGCTCACCATCCGCTACGACAATCTGTTTCACACCCGCTTCCCCTACTCTATGGGCTGGCACGGCGCGCCGTTTGATGGCAATCATCAGCCGCACTGGCAGCTGCACGCCCATTTTTATCCACCGCTGCTGCGCTCGGCCAGCGTACGCAAATTTATGGTGGGCTATGAAATGCTGGCCGAAGCCCAGCGCGACCTCACCCCGGAGCAAGCCGCCGCCCAACTGGCCGCCTGTGCCGATATTCATTACCGCCGGCAATCTGAATCAGGCATCAATTCGGATTATTGA
- the galK gene encoding galactokinase, which yields MTHTLAHIFTQQFGHAPTLTVRAPGRVNLIGEHTDYNDGFVLPCAIDFAAHIAIAANGSQTVRVYAADYAAHDEFALSGEMSASPQQWAQYVRGVVWALAEQGFKLPEGVNIAISGNVPQGAGLSSSAALEVGVAKALQALFDWPLNETELALIAQRAENAFVGCQCGIMDQLASARGVAGHALLIDCRSLETTPIPMPADLAVLIVHSNVQRGLVGSEYNTRRAQCQTAAAYFHAAALRDVDMAQWQAQHSGLDAVAARRARYIIQENQRTLDAATALRQGDTAALSRLMAASHAGMKTEFEITHPAVDCLVELMAEIIGEQGGVRMTGGGFGGCVVALLPHTLVPAVTAHINAHYHARTGLHETVFVCTPQAGVAASLVA from the coding sequence ATGACCCACACCCTAGCCCACATCTTTACCCAACAATTCGGCCACGCCCCCACCCTCACCGTGCGTGCGCCCGGCCGCGTCAACCTGATTGGCGAGCACACCGACTACAACGACGGCTTTGTGCTGCCTTGCGCCATCGACTTTGCCGCCCACATCGCCATTGCCGCCAACGGCAGCCAAACCGTGCGCGTGTATGCCGCCGATTATGCCGCACACGATGAATTTGCCTTGAGCGGCGAAATGAGCGCCAGCCCGCAGCAATGGGCGCAATACGTGCGCGGCGTGGTGTGGGCATTGGCCGAGCAAGGCTTCAAGCTCCCTGAAGGGGTCAACATCGCCATCAGCGGCAACGTGCCACAAGGCGCAGGCTTAAGCTCCTCGGCGGCGCTGGAAGTGGGCGTGGCCAAAGCCTTGCAGGCGCTGTTTGATTGGCCGCTCAACGAAACCGAGCTGGCGCTGATTGCCCAGCGCGCCGAAAACGCCTTTGTTGGCTGCCAATGCGGCATTATGGACCAGCTCGCCAGCGCCCGCGGCGTGGCCGGGCACGCCCTCTTGATCGACTGCCGCAGCCTCGAAACCACCCCCATTCCCATGCCCGCCGATTTGGCGGTGCTGATAGTGCATTCCAACGTGCAGCGCGGGCTGGTGGGCAGCGAATACAACACCCGCCGCGCCCAATGTCAAACCGCCGCCGCCTATTTTCACGCCGCCGCGCTGCGCGATGTAGACATGGCGCAATGGCAGGCACAACACTCCGGCTTGGATGCCGTGGCCGCTCGCCGCGCCCGATATATTATTCAAGAAAACCAACGCACCCTCGATGCCGCCACCGCCCTGCGCCAAGGCGACACCGCCGCCCTATCGCGCCTAATGGCCGCAAGCCACGCCGGCATGAAAACCGAATTTGAAATCACCCATCCGGCCGTAGATTGCCTGGTGGAGCTGATGGCGGAAATCATCGGCGAGCAAGGCGGCGTACGCATGACCGGCGGCGGCTTCGGCGGCTGCGTGGTGGCACTGCTACCGCACACACTCGTGCCCGCCGTAACCGCCCACATCAACGCCCACTACCACGCCCGCACCGGCCTACACGAAACCGTGTTTGTGTGCACCCCGCAAGCGGGCGTAGCCGCCAGCTTGGTGGCTTAA
- a CDS encoding alpha-ketoglutarate-dependent dioxygenase AlkB family protein, with translation MMADLFGFAPQPSDNLLPYDGTVNDYGIVFPAAQADVYLRTLLAQIAWRHDEAVVFGQHRTTARQVAWYGERAFSYTYSGIRRTALLWHPLLLDIKHAVETQLAAVSPTQFNSCLLNLYSDGSQGMAWHSDDEKELAPGSAIASVSLGATRKFAFKHKRTQEKREMLLQHGQLIVMRGNTQRHWLHAVMKSTKVHAPRVSLTFRVMAR, from the coding sequence ATGATGGCGGATTTATTCGGCTTCGCGCCGCAGCCAAGCGATAATCTGCTGCCCTACGACGGCACGGTAAATGATTACGGTATCGTGTTCCCAGCTGCACAAGCAGATGTTTATCTGCGCACCTTGCTGGCGCAAATCGCCTGGCGGCACGATGAAGCGGTGGTGTTCGGCCAACACCGCACCACCGCGCGCCAAGTGGCGTGGTATGGCGAACGCGCGTTTTCCTACACCTATTCCGGCATCCGCCGCACCGCACTTTTATGGCATCCGCTGCTGCTCGACATCAAACACGCCGTAGAAACCCAGCTCGCCGCCGTTAGCCCCACGCAATTCAATTCCTGCCTGCTCAACCTTTATTCAGACGGCAGCCAAGGCATGGCGTGGCACAGCGACGACGAAAAAGAGCTGGCACCGGGCAGCGCCATCGCCTCCGTGAGCTTAGGCGCCACCCGCAAATTCGCCTTCAAACACAAACGCACGCAGGAAAAACGCGAAATGCTGCTGCAACACGGCCAGCTTATCGTGATGCGCGGCAACACCCAGCGCCACTGGCTGCACGCGGTGATGAAAAGCACCAAAGTGCACGCGCCGAGGGTGAGTTTGACGTTTCGGGTGATGGCGAGGTGA
- a CDS encoding bifunctional transcriptional activator/DNA repair enzyme AdaA, with the protein MNSEQIQFARMAAAIEYLYDHAHEQPSLAAVAAQVHVSAAHLQRQFQAWAGVSPKKMLQHISIKHAKQVLQQQGSVQEAAWQAGLSGGGRLHDLFVHIEGMTPGEYKSGGAGLRIDYAFAPTPFGEVLVAATAKGVCFMAFADERAQALADLAAEYPAAERVPQAHPLHARALAVFGGGTPDTVPLHLKGTPFQLKVWQALLQIPSGCLKSYGSIAEAIGQTNAARAVGSAVGSNPVAVLIPCHRVIRESGIIGGYRWQRGRKMALLAKELAPTQAAE; encoded by the coding sequence ATGAACAGCGAACAAATCCAATTTGCCCGTATGGCGGCGGCCATTGAATACCTTTACGACCATGCGCACGAGCAGCCTTCGTTGGCGGCGGTGGCGGCGCAAGTGCATGTGAGTGCGGCGCATTTGCAGCGTCAGTTTCAGGCGTGGGCGGGGGTGAGCCCGAAAAAAATGTTGCAGCACATCAGCATCAAACATGCCAAACAGGTGTTGCAGCAGCAAGGCAGCGTGCAGGAAGCGGCGTGGCAGGCGGGGCTTTCGGGCGGTGGGCGCCTGCATGATTTGTTTGTGCACATCGAGGGGATGACGCCGGGCGAATACAAAAGCGGCGGCGCCGGCCTGCGCATCGATTATGCGTTTGCGCCCACGCCGTTTGGCGAAGTGTTGGTGGCGGCCACGGCAAAAGGCGTGTGTTTTATGGCGTTTGCCGATGAGCGCGCGCAGGCTTTGGCCGATTTGGCGGCGGAATATCCCGCTGCCGAGCGGGTGCCGCAAGCCCACCCTTTGCACGCGCGCGCCTTGGCGGTGTTTGGCGGGGGCACGCCCGACACGGTGCCGCTGCATTTAAAAGGCACGCCGTTTCAACTTAAAGTGTGGCAGGCGCTGCTGCAGATTCCTTCAGGCTGCCTGAAAAGCTATGGCAGCATCGCCGAAGCCATCGGCCAAACCAACGCCGCCCGAGCCGTGGGCAGCGCGGTGGGCAGCAATCCGGTGGCGGTGCTGATTCCCTGCCACCGTGTGATTCGCGAAAGTGGCATCATCGGCGGCTACCGCTGGCAGCGCGGCCGCAAAATGGCTTTGTTGGCCAAAGAATTGGCACCGACACAGGCGGCGGAATGA
- a CDS encoding restriction endonuclease subunit S has translation MTKLCRLGEITDIHTGFTFRGKVEEAPDGNAHIVQIKDARSHWEHRLGSHIDIHSLPKIHWQGKSYARSGSVLLPSRGEYLRASCLQADDGNASPVVASSQFFVINPKSAVLPEYLCWLLNQPAIQNRLQHDSRGSNIPMLGIGQINELRLPIAPVNTQTHIVALVHLAEQEQQTAAQLQQNRQTLFQGIYQHLIKESQS, from the coding sequence ATGACCAAACTTTGCCGTTTAGGCGAAATTACCGATATTCACACCGGTTTCACTTTTCGCGGCAAGGTCGAGGAAGCGCCTGACGGCAATGCCCATATTGTGCAAATCAAAGATGCGCGCAGCCATTGGGAACACCGGCTCGGCAGCCATATCGACATCCACAGCCTGCCGAAAATCCATTGGCAGGGTAAATCTTATGCCCGTTCAGGCAGTGTGTTATTGCCGTCTCGAGGGGAATATCTGCGGGCGAGCTGTTTGCAGGCGGACGACGGCAATGCCAGCCCTGTCGTGGCCAGCAGCCAGTTTTTTGTGATTAACCCAAAAAGTGCGGTATTGCCCGAATACCTTTGCTGGTTACTCAATCAGCCGGCGATTCAAAACCGCTTACAGCACGACAGCCGCGGCAGCAATATTCCTATGCTGGGTATCGGGCAGATTAACGAATTACGGCTGCCGATAGCGCCTGTAAACACCCAAACACACATTGTGGCACTGGTGCATTTAGCGGAACAAGAACAACAAACCGCCGCACAACTACAGCAAAACCGCCAAACCCTTTTCCAAGGCATCTATCAGCATTTAATCAAGGAAAGCCAATCATGA